In bacterium 336/3, the following proteins share a genomic window:
- a CDS encoding NADH:ubiquinone oxidoreductase subunit H — MDTLLLIKGVIILLIFGITLLIATYSTYAERKVAAFLQDRIGPNRAGIFGLLQPIADAGKMFFKEDFIPANSNKWLFILGPSAAMMAATMTSAVIPFGGQMELFGEKFYVQGIDANIGVLYVFAVVALGVYGIMIGGWASNNKFSLLGAIRAASQNISYELAMGLSIISIVMMVGSLSLRDIVTVQESSLYGLSFMPSGTNWFLFYQPLGFIIFITCAFAECNRTPFDLPECETELIGGYHTEYSSMKLGFYLFAEYINMFISSVIISILFFGGYNYPFMAWVTENAGQNIATLIGVGALFAKALFFVFFFMWVRWTLPRFRYDQLMNLGWKTLLPLAILNVMITGVVILVLKG; from the coding sequence ATGGATACACTATTATTGATTAAAGGAGTAATTATTCTACTTATTTTTGGCATCACATTACTGATTGCCACATACTCTACCTATGCAGAAAGAAAAGTTGCTGCATTTTTACAGGATCGTATAGGTCCTAATAGAGCGGGTATTTTCGGATTGTTACAACCCATTGCTGATGCAGGTAAGATGTTTTTTAAAGAAGATTTTATTCCTGCCAATTCCAATAAATGGCTTTTCATTTTGGGACCTTCAGCTGCTATGATGGCTGCTACCATGACAAGTGCTGTAATTCCCTTTGGGGGACAAATGGAACTTTTTGGGGAAAAGTTTTATGTTCAAGGCATTGATGCCAATATTGGCGTTTTGTATGTTTTTGCAGTAGTAGCTTTAGGTGTGTATGGCATCATGATTGGAGGTTGGGCTTCTAACAATAAATTCTCTCTTTTGGGAGCTATTAGAGCTGCATCTCAAAATATTAGTTATGAACTTGCTATGGGACTTTCTATCATTTCTATTGTGATGATGGTGGGTTCTCTTTCTTTGAGAGACATTGTTACAGTACAAGAAAGTAGTTTATATGGACTTTCTTTTATGCCTTCTGGAACAAATTGGTTTCTGTTTTATCAACCTTTGGGTTTTATCATATTTATTACTTGTGCTTTTGCAGAATGTAATCGTACACCCTTCGATTTACCAGAATGCGAAACAGAATTGATTGGTGGATACCATACAGAGTATAGCAGTATGAAACTCGGCTTTTATTTATTTGCGGAGTATATCAATATGTTTATTTCGTCTGTTATAATTTCTATATTATTTTTTGGAGGGTATAATTATCCGTTTATGGCTTGGGTTACTGAAAATGCTGGTCAAAATATTGCTACTTTGATAGGTGTGGGAGCATTGTTTGCCAAAGCATTGTTCTTTGTATTCTTCTTTATGTGGGTACGTTGGACACTTCCTCGCTTCCGTTACGATCAACTTATGAATTTAGGTTGGAAAACACTCTTACCTTTGGCAATTTTAAACGTAATGATTACAGGAGTCGTAATATTAGTTTTAAAAGGATAA
- a CDS encoding sterol-binding protein translates to MSLQVFTEKVQTIVGEDSRLNATVKFSTDEGVLFVDAKQVPNIISNEDKDADCTVSLSAADAVKLLEGNLNPMNAFMMGKIKVKGDMGIAMKVMQLIGG, encoded by the coding sequence ATGAGTCTTCAAGTATTCACAGAAAAAGTACAAACAATTGTAGGCGAGGACAGTCGTTTAAACGCAACTGTAAAATTTTCTACTGATGAAGGTGTATTGTTTGTAGATGCCAAACAAGTTCCTAATATAATTAGCAATGAAGATAAAGATGCTGATTGTACGGTAAGCCTTTCTGCTGCTGATGCAGTAAAATTATTAGAAGGTAATTTAAATCCTATGAATGCCTTTATGATGGGTAAAATCAAAGTAAAAGGTGATATGGGTATAGCTATGAAAGTCATGCAACTCATTGGAGGATAA
- a CDS encoding 3-dehydroquinate synthase — MIIFCKNNIEQTLHNWIVEHNYQSYVIICDENTHHYCLKKLGSIAEKAMVISIQAGEQYKNIETCQTIWHTMTTHNLDRKALCVNLGGGVIGDMGGFCAATYKRGIDFIQIPTTLLSQVDASVGGKLGIDFEGFKNQIGVFREPNAVLIDTIFLQTLSEKEKRSGFAEIIKHCLINDKKMWEKISKIDFENQNMDFLVNHSVSIKSKIVEQDPHEKNIRKLLNFGHTIGHAIESFFLDTKNSFLHGEAVAWGMVAESWIAQKMGHLTELELEEITQFIKQNYFKFHFSPEMIENIVKLTLQDKKNEQGKHKFTLLKSIGEGIFDIEVNSSEISDALSYLNAII, encoded by the coding sequence ATGATTATATTTTGTAAAAATAATATAGAACAAACCCTTCATAACTGGATAGTAGAACACAATTATCAGAGTTATGTAATCATTTGTGATGAAAATACGCATCACTATTGTTTAAAAAAATTGGGTTCCATTGCAGAAAAAGCAATGGTTATTAGTATTCAAGCAGGAGAACAATATAAGAATATAGAAACATGCCAAACCATTTGGCATACAATGACAACTCATAACCTTGATAGAAAAGCATTGTGTGTCAATTTGGGTGGGGGAGTGATAGGAGATATGGGAGGATTTTGTGCTGCTACATACAAAAGAGGAATAGATTTTATACAAATTCCAACTACTTTGCTTTCTCAAGTAGATGCAAGTGTAGGAGGAAAATTGGGTATTGATTTTGAAGGGTTTAAAAACCAAATAGGAGTTTTTAGAGAACCAAATGCAGTTCTAATTGATACAATATTCCTACAAACTTTATCTGAAAAAGAAAAAAGATCAGGTTTTGCAGAAATTATCAAACATTGCTTGATAAATGATAAGAAAATGTGGGAAAAGATTTCTAAGATAGATTTTGAAAATCAAAATATGGATTTTTTAGTAAACCATTCTGTATCTATTAAATCTAAAATTGTAGAACAAGACCCACATGAAAAAAATATTCGTAAACTCTTAAATTTTGGACATACGATTGGACATGCCATTGAAAGTTTTTTCCTTGATACAAAGAATTCGTTTTTACATGGTGAGGCTGTTGCTTGGGGAATGGTTGCTGAAAGTTGGATAGCTCAAAAAATGGGGCATTTGACAGAGCTGGAACTTGAGGAAATCACCCAATTTATCAAGCAAAATTATTTTAAATTCCATTTTTCGCCCGAAATGATAGAAAATATTGTGAAACTTACACTTCAAGACAAAAAAAATGAACAAGGCAAACATAAATTCACTTTGTTAAAATCTATTGGAGAAGGCATTTTTGATATAGAAGTAAATTCATCAGAAATAAGTGATGCTTTATCTTACTTAAATGCAATTATTTGA
- a CDS encoding 50S ribosomal protein L11 methyltransferase yields MFTELIIETPEENVELLIAELADLGFESFVENENALQAYIASDIFDDQSVKELQNQYEFTYTYQHLQKVNWNEEWEKNYQPVEIIDKVRIRAVFHEPNPNFTYEILITPKMSFGTGHHETTSLMVEHQLGISHQNKTVLDAGCGTGVLAIMAHFLGANDIEAFDNDDWAVENTQENIELNQCSHIKAYLGTIETVDTNRKFDIILANINRNVLLNDIPSYASLLVKDGYLLLSGFYEVDIDDILAVAQTSGLELVSKKSKNNWVSLVCKKNN; encoded by the coding sequence ATGTTTACAGAGCTTATCATAGAGACTCCAGAAGAAAATGTTGAACTCCTTATAGCAGAATTAGCCGATTTAGGCTTTGAATCGTTTGTAGAAAATGAAAATGCCTTACAAGCCTATATTGCTTCAGATATATTTGATGACCAATCTGTAAAAGAACTACAAAATCAATATGAGTTTACTTATACTTATCAGCATTTACAAAAAGTAAATTGGAATGAAGAATGGGAAAAAAACTATCAGCCTGTTGAAATTATTGATAAAGTAAGAATTAGAGCAGTATTTCATGAACCCAATCCTAATTTCACTTATGAAATCTTGATAACACCCAAAATGTCTTTTGGGACAGGGCATCACGAGACTACTTCTCTCATGGTAGAACATCAATTGGGTATTTCTCATCAAAATAAAACAGTTTTAGATGCTGGCTGTGGAACTGGTGTACTTGCTATTATGGCACATTTCTTGGGGGCTAATGATATAGAAGCATTTGACAATGATGATTGGGCCGTGGAAAACACCCAAGAAAATATTGAATTGAACCAGTGTAGCCATATTAAAGCTTATTTGGGAACTATTGAAACCGTTGATACAAACAGAAAATTTGATATTATTCTAGCTAATATCAATAGAAATGTCTTGCTCAATGATATACCATCTTATGCTAGTTTACTTGTAAAAGATGGTTATTTACTTTTGAGTGGATTTTATGAAGTAGATATTGATGATATTCTTGCTGTTGCACAAACCAGTGGCCTAGAGTTGGTAAGTAAGAAATCCAAAAACAACTGGGTTTCGTTAGTTTGTAAAAAAAATAATTAG
- a CDS encoding amidinotransferase, translated as MQTTSHLLMIRPAAFGFNPETAQTNVFQKKASDFSEEIHTRALAEFDYMVELLRKEDLNVMVIDDTIEPYKPDAVFPNNWITTHQEGVIVLYPMQAPNRRVERRQDIVEILQKQYKVHNVVNLSHYESKGKFLEGTGSMIFEHTHKIAYASLSTRTNTEVLDRFCNSMRFQPITFQAVDEFDKPIYHTNVLMSVGDKFVIICMDAIKELSDQEDLIASFRKTQKEVFKISYEQMKNFVANCLEVTNNKGEKILILSERAYQHLEESQKKRLENYVKLLPCPLNTIETYGGGSARCMIAEIFLPK; from the coding sequence ATGCAAACTACATCACACTTGCTCATGATACGCCCTGCTGCTTTTGGATTCAATCCAGAAACAGCCCAGACCAATGTTTTTCAAAAAAAAGCTTCTGATTTTTCAGAAGAAATTCATACAAGGGCTTTGGCAGAGTTTGATTATATGGTTGAATTGCTTAGAAAAGAAGATTTGAATGTAATGGTGATTGATGATACCATAGAACCTTATAAACCTGATGCTGTATTTCCAAATAATTGGATAACCACTCATCAAGAAGGTGTGATTGTACTCTATCCAATGCAAGCCCCCAACAGAAGAGTCGAAAGAAGGCAAGATATTGTTGAAATTCTACAAAAACAGTATAAAGTACATAATGTTGTAAATCTTTCTCATTATGAGTCAAAAGGGAAATTTTTGGAAGGGACAGGTAGTATGATTTTTGAACATACACATAAAATAGCTTATGCAAGTCTTTCTACAAGAACAAATACGGAAGTTTTAGATAGATTCTGTAATTCCATGCGTTTTCAGCCTATTACTTTTCAGGCGGTAGATGAGTTTGATAAGCCTATCTACCATACCAATGTACTGATGAGCGTAGGAGATAAGTTTGTGATTATTTGTATGGATGCCATCAAAGAGCTTTCAGACCAAGAAGATTTGATAGCTTCCTTTAGAAAAACACAAAAAGAAGTTTTTAAAATTTCGTATGAACAAATGAAAAATTTTGTTGCAAACTGTTTAGAAGTTACTAACAATAAGGGAGAAAAAATTTTAATTCTTTCGGAAAGAGCTTACCAACATTTAGAAGAAAGTCAAAAAAAGCGTTTAGAAAACTATGTAAAGTTGTTACCATGTCCACTCAATACTATCGAAACTTATGGAGGTGGAAGTGCCCGTTGCATGATAGCTGAAATATTTTTACCAAAATAA
- a CDS encoding leucine dehydrogenase produces MQSVFDQINENNHEQVVFCNDPQTGLKAIIAIHNTVLGPAAGGTRMWMYNSEAEALKDVLRLSRGMTYKNAVAGLNIGGGKAVIIGDARKHKSEALFRAFGRFVDSLGGKYITAEDVGIGTQDIEQVAMETKYVSGMPKSLGGSGDPSPVTAYGVYVGMKAAAKKVYGSDSLAGKKVAVQGVGHVGQYLVEHLVKENAQVIISDIYEDRIQALTKQFSNLQVVDKDNIYDADMDIYAPCALGATVNDDTLSRLKCKIIAGAANNQLQDENRHGDLCGEKGILYAPDFLINSGGIINVYCEIAMPTYNSERAYEQTERIYQYTLDIIETAEREKINTHKAAVQLANKRIEAMAKLNSNSKNRYGF; encoded by the coding sequence ATGCAATCTGTTTTTGACCAAATCAACGAAAATAATCATGAGCAAGTCGTCTTTTGTAACGATCCTCAAACTGGTTTAAAGGCTATTATCGCTATTCATAATACTGTTTTAGGTCCTGCTGCGGGTGGTACTCGTATGTGGATGTACAACTCTGAAGCAGAAGCTCTTAAAGATGTTTTACGTCTTTCTCGTGGAATGACTTACAAAAATGCCGTCGCTGGTTTGAACATTGGAGGCGGAAAAGCTGTCATTATTGGAGATGCTCGTAAACATAAATCGGAAGCTTTGTTCAGAGCTTTTGGTCGTTTTGTAGATAGTTTAGGCGGAAAGTATATTACTGCCGAAGATGTAGGGATTGGAACGCAAGATATTGAACAAGTGGCTATGGAAACTAAATATGTTTCTGGAATGCCTAAAAGTTTGGGTGGAAGTGGAGATCCTTCACCTGTTACAGCTTATGGTGTGTATGTGGGCATGAAAGCAGCAGCCAAAAAAGTATATGGATCTGATAGTTTGGCAGGGAAAAAAGTTGCTGTACAAGGCGTTGGGCATGTAGGGCAATATTTGGTGGAACATCTTGTAAAAGAAAATGCTCAAGTAATTATTTCTGATATTTACGAAGACAGAATCCAAGCTCTTACAAAGCAGTTTTCTAATTTACAAGTAGTTGATAAAGATAATATCTATGATGCTGATATGGATATTTATGCTCCTTGTGCATTGGGTGCAACTGTAAATGATGACACTTTAAGTCGTCTAAAATGTAAAATTATTGCTGGAGCAGCCAATAATCAATTACAAGATGAAAATCGTCATGGAGATTTGTGTGGAGAAAAAGGTATTTTGTATGCCCCTGATTTTCTTATCAATTCTGGAGGTATCATTAATGTATATTGTGAAATAGCTATGCCTACTTATAATTCGGAAAGAGCTTATGAACAGACTGAAAGAATCTATCAATATACTTTGGATATTATTGAAACTGCTGAAAGAGAAAAAATCAACACTCATAAAGCAGCTGTACAACTTGCTAACAAGCGTATTGAAGCAATGGCAAAATTAAACTCCAATTCTAAAAACAGATATGGTTTTTAA
- a CDS encoding 6,7-dimethyl-8-ribityllumazine synthase, with translation MASSLKNLSEYSNKNIGDISQKRFGIVVAEWNSEVTEALLKGAYDTLLKHGAKEENIIIKTVAGSYELSLGSQWFAERRDIDAVITLGCIIQGETRHFDFISHAVAIGITEVNLKYNKPVIFGVLTTDNLAQAIDRSGGKHGNKGDEAAITAIKMLFF, from the coding sequence ATGGCTTCTTCTCTCAAAAATTTAAGTGAATATTCAAATAAAAATATAGGCGATATTAGCCAAAAACGTTTTGGTATTGTAGTTGCTGAGTGGAACAGTGAAGTAACAGAAGCCCTTTTGAAAGGAGCTTATGATACTTTACTTAAACATGGAGCAAAAGAAGAAAATATTATAATCAAAACAGTAGCAGGGAGTTATGAGCTTTCTTTAGGTTCTCAATGGTTTGCTGAACGCAGAGATATTGACGCAGTAATTACATTGGGTTGTATTATTCAAGGTGAAACTCGCCATTTTGATTTCATTTCGCATGCTGTAGCTATAGGTATTACTGAAGTAAATTTAAAATATAACAAACCAGTTATTTTTGGCGTTCTTACAACAGACAATCTTGCTCAAGCCATAGACCGTTCGGGTGGTAAACATGGCAACAAAGGAGATGAGGCAGCCATTACAGCAATCAAAATGTTATTTTTCTAA
- a CDS encoding methylmalonyl-CoA mutase (MDM; functions in conversion of succinate to propionate) has protein sequence MKPNFSNISFESLLKVSKQPTSIGDNKVWKTPESIDIYTFYTANEAKNLSHLSFIAGKPPYLRGPYSTMYLQRPWTIRQYAGFSTAKDSNAFYRRNLAAGQKGLSVAFDLATHRGYDSDHPRVVGDVGKAGVAIDSVEDMKILFDGIPLNDMSVSMTMNGAVIPIMAFYIVAAEEQGVKAEELSGTIQNDILKEFMVRNTYIYPPKPSMRIIGDIFAYASKNMPKFNNISISGYHMHEAGATADLELAYTLADGLEYIRTGLAAGLDIDDFAPRLSFFWAIGMNHFMEIAKMRAGRLLWSKIVKKFNPKKPISMALRTHCQTSGYSLTEQDPFNNIARTAIEALAAALGHTQSLHTNSLDEAIALPTDFSARIARNTQLILQEESSICQTVDPWGGSYYVEKLTHDLVEKSWQLIEEVEELGGMAKAIETGLPKMRIEEAAAKKQARIDANKEIIVGVNQFKPTSEKELELLEVDNTTVRNEQIARLQKIKAERDSDAVKKALEAIIESAKTGEGNLLDLAVQAARLRATLGEISDAMETVFGRYQATIRAISGVYASEVSDDENFKKAQDLADQFAEMEGRRPRIMIAKMGQDGHDRGAKVIATSFADLGFDVDIGSLFQTPAEVARQAAENDVHVVGVSSLAAGHKTLVPQLIEELKKIGREDILVIVGGVIPPKDYQFLYEAGVMGIFGPGTVISVAAQSIISKLLN, from the coding sequence ATGAAGCCAAATTTTAGCAATATATCTTTTGAGAGTCTTTTAAAAGTATCCAAACAACCTACAAGTATTGGAGATAATAAAGTTTGGAAAACTCCTGAGAGCATTGATATCTATACTTTTTATACAGCCAATGAAGCTAAAAACCTAAGTCATTTAAGCTTCATAGCAGGAAAACCACCCTATCTAAGAGGTCCATATAGCACTATGTATCTCCAACGCCCTTGGACAATACGCCAATATGCAGGTTTTTCAACTGCCAAAGACTCCAATGCTTTTTATAGAAGAAACCTTGCAGCAGGGCAAAAAGGACTTTCTGTTGCTTTTGACTTGGCAACACACAGAGGCTACGATTCTGATCATCCAAGAGTAGTAGGAGATGTTGGAAAGGCAGGTGTTGCCATTGATAGTGTAGAAGATATGAAAATATTATTTGATGGAATACCATTAAACGATATGTCCGTTTCTATGACCATGAATGGGGCTGTAATTCCTATCATGGCATTTTATATTGTAGCTGCTGAAGAACAAGGAGTAAAAGCAGAAGAGCTTTCTGGAACAATTCAGAATGATATTTTGAAAGAATTCATGGTACGTAATACGTACATTTACCCTCCCAAGCCAAGTATGCGTATTATTGGAGATATTTTTGCTTATGCTTCCAAAAATATGCCTAAATTTAATAATATTAGTATTTCAGGTTATCACATGCATGAGGCAGGGGCAACAGCTGATTTGGAACTTGCCTATACACTTGCAGATGGTTTAGAATATATCAGAACGGGACTTGCAGCAGGACTTGATATTGATGATTTTGCTCCTCGACTCTCATTCTTTTGGGCAATAGGCATGAATCATTTCATGGAGATAGCTAAAATGAGGGCTGGGCGTTTACTTTGGTCAAAAATTGTTAAAAAATTCAACCCCAAAAAGCCTATTTCAATGGCTTTGCGAACACACTGTCAAACATCAGGATATAGCCTTACAGAACAAGACCCCTTCAACAATATAGCTCGTACAGCCATTGAAGCATTGGCTGCTGCTTTAGGGCATACACAATCTTTACATACAAATTCTTTAGATGAGGCAATAGCCTTGCCAACTGATTTTTCGGCTCGTATTGCTCGAAATACACAATTAATATTGCAAGAAGAAAGTAGCATTTGCCAGACTGTTGACCCTTGGGGAGGTTCTTATTATGTAGAAAAACTAACCCATGATTTGGTAGAAAAATCGTGGCAATTAATTGAAGAGGTAGAAGAATTAGGAGGAATGGCAAAAGCTATTGAAACTGGGTTGCCTAAAATGCGTATAGAAGAGGCTGCTGCTAAAAAACAGGCTCGTATAGATGCTAATAAAGAAATTATTGTAGGTGTGAATCAGTTTAAACCTACATCAGAGAAAGAATTGGAACTTTTAGAAGTAGATAACACAACTGTTCGTAATGAACAAATAGCTCGTTTGCAAAAAATAAAAGCTGAAAGAGATAGTGATGCTGTTAAAAAAGCATTAGAGGCAATTATAGAATCTGCTAAAACAGGAGAAGGAAACTTGTTAGATTTGGCTGTACAGGCAGCTCGATTAAGAGCCACTTTAGGCGAAATTTCAGATGCGATGGAAACTGTTTTTGGAAGGTATCAAGCAACCATCCGAGCTATTTCAGGTGTGTATGCTTCAGAAGTTTCTGACGATGAAAATTTTAAGAAAGCACAAGATTTGGCAGATCAATTTGCAGAAATGGAAGGAAGAAGGCCACGTATCATGATTGCTAAAATGGGACAAGATGGACATGATAGAGGAGCTAAAGTAATTGCTACTAGTTTTGCTGATTTAGGTTTTGATGTAGATATAGGTTCTCTATTCCAAACTCCTGCTGAAGTTGCTCGCCAAGCTGCTGAAAATGATGTACATGTAGTGGGTGTAAGTTCTCTTGCAGCTGGTCATAAAACACTTGTACCACAACTCATTGAAGAACTTAAAAAAATAGGTAGAGAAGATATTTTAGTAATAGTAGGCGGAGTGATTCCCCCAAAAGATTATCAATTTCTGTATGAGGCAGGAGTAATGGGTATTTTTGGGCCAGGTACTGTTATTTCTGTGGCTGCACAAAGTATTATATCAAAACTCTTAAATTAA
- a CDS encoding O-acetylhomoserine aminocarboxypropyltransferase (catalyzes the formation of L-methionine and acetate from O-acetyl-L-homoserine and methanethiol), translated as MSNYRFETLQLHAGQEADPTTGSRAVPIYQTTSYVFENAEHGANLFALKEFGNIYTRLMNPTTDVFEKRIAALEGGIAALAVASGQAAQFIALTNILQTGDNFVSTSFVYGGTYNQFKVQFKRLGIEARFAKGDKVEEFEKLIDSKTKALYLETIGNPGFNIPDFEAIAALAKKHDLPLIVDNTFGAAGYLFRPIEHGAAVVVASATKWIGGHGTSIGGVIIDSGKYNWGNGKFPQFTEPSEGYHGLIFNDVFGVNGPFGNLNFIIRARVEGLRDWGPAISPFNSFLLLQGVETLSLRVQRHVDNTLALAKWLERHPQVANVNYPGLESSSYHQLAKKYLKNGFGGVLSFAIQGDKQTAQNFVDSLKLTSHLANVGDAKTLIIQPSATTHQQLTEEEQISAGVTPTLLRVSVGIEHIEDIIADFEQAFAKVKELELIEA; from the coding sequence ATGTCAAACTATCGTTTTGAAACCCTACAATTACATGCTGGACAAGAAGCTGACCCTACCACCGGTTCAAGAGCTGTCCCTATTTATCAAACTACTTCGTATGTGTTTGAAAATGCCGAACATGGAGCTAATCTATTTGCTCTCAAAGAATTTGGAAACATCTATACACGCTTGATGAATCCCACTACGGATGTATTTGAAAAGCGTATTGCAGCTTTAGAGGGTGGTATTGCTGCTTTGGCAGTAGCCTCTGGACAGGCAGCACAGTTTATTGCTCTGACCAATATTTTACAAACAGGTGATAATTTTGTTTCTACATCTTTTGTATATGGAGGTACATACAATCAGTTTAAAGTACAATTTAAAAGATTGGGTATTGAAGCTCGCTTTGCTAAAGGCGATAAAGTAGAAGAATTTGAAAAGCTCATTGACTCAAAAACCAAAGCTTTATATTTAGAAACTATTGGTAATCCAGGATTTAATATCCCTGACTTTGAAGCAATTGCAGCATTGGCTAAAAAACATGATTTGCCTCTTATTGTAGATAATACTTTTGGGGCAGCAGGTTATTTATTCAGACCCATTGAGCATGGTGCTGCTGTGGTAGTGGCTTCTGCCACCAAATGGATAGGAGGGCATGGAACAAGTATTGGAGGGGTTATTATAGATTCTGGAAAATATAATTGGGGTAATGGAAAGTTTCCTCAATTTACAGAACCCTCTGAAGGCTATCATGGACTCATATTCAATGATGTATTTGGTGTGAATGGTCCTTTTGGTAATTTGAATTTTATTATCAGAGCAAGAGTAGAAGGTTTAAGAGATTGGGGTCCTGCGATTAGTCCATTTAACTCTTTCTTGCTTTTACAAGGTGTAGAAACCCTTTCGTTGCGTGTACAACGTCATGTAGATAATACATTGGCTTTAGCCAAATGGTTAGAACGCCATCCACAAGTAGCCAATGTGAATTACCCAGGGTTAGAGAGTAGCTCATATCATCAATTGGCGAAGAAATACCTTAAAAATGGTTTTGGAGGTGTTTTGTCTTTTGCTATTCAAGGAGATAAACAAACAGCTCAAAATTTTGTAGATAGCTTGAAATTAACAAGCCACCTTGCCAATGTAGGAGATGCGAAAACACTTATCATTCAGCCATCAGCGACTACTCACCAACAACTTACAGAGGAAGAACAGATTTCGGCAGGTGTAACGCCTACGCTTTTGCGTGTGAGTGTTGGTATCGAACATATAGAAGACATTATTGCCGATTTTGAACAAGCTTTTGCAAAAGTAAAAGAATTGGAGTTGATAGAGGCATAG
- a CDS encoding MBL fold metallo-hydrolase, with translation MIQIASFEFSPFSENTYVLYDETLEAVVIDPGCYDHYERQQLKSFIDTHKLKVVKLLNTHCHLDHVFGNEFVKKTWHVQAYAHDLENFNIGFLEASARMFGIGHIEATRIDSFIEEGDVVEFGKSSLDVIFTPGHSPGHVVFYNKEQNFCINGDVLFKMSIGRTDLPGGNHQQLIKSIKEKMFVLPDDTVIYTGHGNPTTIGFEKVHNPFL, from the coding sequence ATGATTCAAATTGCATCTTTTGAGTTTAGTCCTTTTTCTGAAAATACATACGTCTTATACGATGAAACCCTTGAAGCAGTTGTGATAGACCCAGGTTGTTATGACCATTATGAAAGACAACAATTAAAAAGCTTTATAGATACTCATAAACTAAAGGTTGTAAAACTACTCAATACACATTGCCATTTAGACCATGTTTTTGGCAACGAGTTTGTAAAAAAAACTTGGCATGTACAGGCTTATGCTCATGATTTAGAAAATTTTAATATTGGCTTTTTAGAAGCATCTGCTCGTATGTTTGGTATAGGGCATATTGAAGCTACCAGAATAGATAGTTTTATAGAAGAGGGCGATGTAGTTGAATTTGGAAAATCTTCTTTAGATGTTATTTTTACACCTGGACACTCACCTGGACATGTTGTTTTTTATAACAAAGAGCAAAATTTTTGTATCAATGGAGATGTTTTATTTAAAATGAGTATAGGGAGAACTGATTTACCAGGAGGCAATCACCAACAACTCATCAAGTCTATCAAAGAAAAAATGTTTGTGCTTCCTGATGATACAGTTATCTACACTGGGCATGGAAATCCCACTACTATTGGTTTTGAGAAAGTTCATAACCCTTTCCTATAA
- a CDS encoding capsular biosynthesis protein, translating to MTSLLNAIFGGKKSSEQNTLQVDMHSHLLAAIDDGVKSLEESFEIIRKFRELGYKKIITTPHIMSDFYRNTPEIIQKKLKDLQDFLDSKAFYFPVEAAAEYYVDESFLEMLKKKQKMLSFGEERYLLFETGFMNPPPFLDEAIFLMQTEGYKPIFAHPERYIYLYDNFSMLERIWETGVYLQVNLLSLTGYYSREAKKMVEKLIDANLVHFAASDCHGHKHFEALKEATKTSYYKKLTQKSLLNNTLM from the coding sequence ATGACCTCTCTGTTAAATGCTATTTTTGGAGGAAAAAAATCTTCTGAGCAAAATACTTTGCAAGTAGATATGCATTCGCATTTGCTTGCTGCCATTGATGATGGTGTTAAGTCTTTGGAAGAATCTTTTGAAATTATTAGAAAATTTAGAGAATTGGGGTACAAAAAAATCATTACAACACCTCATATTATGAGTGATTTTTATAGAAATACTCCTGAAATCATTCAGAAAAAACTCAAAGATTTACAAGACTTTTTAGATAGCAAAGCCTTTTATTTTCCTGTAGAGGCTGCTGCCGAATATTATGTAGATGAATCGTTTTTAGAAATGCTTAAAAAGAAACAAAAAATGCTTTCTTTTGGTGAAGAACGTTATTTGCTTTTTGAAACAGGTTTTATGAATCCACCACCTTTTTTGGATGAAGCTATATTTTTGATGCAAACAGAAGGTTATAAACCGATATTTGCTCATCCTGAAAGATATATTTATCTGTATGATAATTTTTCTATGCTTGAACGCATTTGGGAAACAGGGGTGTATTTACAAGTGAACTTGCTCTCTCTTACTGGATATTACTCAAGAGAAGCAAAAAAAATGGTAGAAAAATTAATTGATGCAAACTTAGTTCATTTTGCGGCCTCCGATTGCCATGGTCATAAACATTTTGAGGCTCTAAAAGAAGCTACAAAAACATCTTATTACAAAAAACTAACTCAAAAGAGCTTACTTAATAATACCTTAATGTAA